A portion of the Sandaracinaceae bacterium genome contains these proteins:
- a CDS encoding dual specificity protein phosphatase family protein, with product MFDRLTNRLLALVGLDVDFSIDMRGEPFHLIDESVYVGSCPTPERVPQLEAAGITHVVSCLREDERAQVAFLSEHFHVLFLPMHDGMHEDIAAVFPAFFDFASVVESTPGARLLVHCQAGVSRSGTLATALHMRSQRRSFFDAVTHVRTKRPAVLPNIGFASQLQALEHTLRPDARPPGVPSSLARYLREVCCVPAEVDVIQDMLERHHHHAPTAIRAIFGGEIPRVVQGVRD from the coding sequence ATGTTCGACCGCCTCACCAACCGCCTCCTCGCCTTGGTCGGTCTCGATGTCGACTTCTCCATCGACATGCGCGGAGAGCCGTTCCACCTCATCGACGAGTCCGTGTACGTGGGGTCGTGCCCGACGCCAGAGCGCGTGCCGCAGCTCGAGGCGGCGGGGATCACGCACGTCGTCAGCTGCCTGCGCGAGGACGAGCGCGCCCAGGTGGCGTTCCTGAGCGAGCACTTCCACGTGCTCTTCCTGCCGATGCACGACGGCATGCACGAAGACATCGCTGCGGTGTTCCCGGCGTTCTTCGACTTTGCCTCTGTGGTGGAGAGCACGCCGGGGGCGCGCCTGCTCGTTCACTGCCAGGCGGGAGTCAGCCGCTCCGGCACCCTCGCCACCGCCCTGCACATGCGTAGCCAGCGCCGTAGCTTCTTCGACGCCGTCACGCACGTTCGGACGAAGCGGCCTGCGGTCCTCCCGAACATCGGCTTCGCCTCTCAGCTCCAGGCCCTCGAGCACACGCTGCGCCCGGACGCGCGGCCCCCTGGGGTGCCATCGTCGCTGGCGCGCTACCTCCGTGAAGTGTGCTGCGTCCCCGCGGAGGTCGACGTCATTCAGGACATGTTGGAGCGGCACCACCACCATGCTCCGACGGCCATTCGGGCGATCTTCGGCGGTGAGATACCCCGCGTCGTCCAGGGCGTTCGCGACTGA